From Lycorma delicatula isolate Av1 chromosome 13, ASM4794821v1, whole genome shotgun sequence, a single genomic window includes:
- the LOC142334083 gene encoding endochitinase-like isoform X2 — protein MLQLPKDLVQLKEEPLDVINGDIEKDPLAIEETNLVKLENFKVENESVTLKKMAWLKEEGFGGIMVWSVVTEDFRGSRGTGKFPLMNAMGQELDGYTVKYDGP, from the exons gatttagtacaactgaaagaggaaccgctagatgttattaatggtgatattgaaaaagatcctttagcaattgaagagaccaacttggttaaattagaaaattttaaagttgaaaatgaaagtgtcaccttaaaaaag atgGCTTGGTTAAAAGAAGAAGGATTTGGAGGTATCATGGTTTGGTCTGTAGTTACGGAAGACTTCAGAGGGTCTCGTGGAACAGGAAAATTCCCTTTAATGAATGCAATGGGACAAGAATTAGATGGTTACACAGTAAAATATGATGGTCCTTAG
- the LOC142334083 gene encoding endochitinase-like isoform X3: MEDLVQLKEEPLDVINGDIEKDPLAIEETNLVKLENFKVENESVTLKKMAWLKEEGFGGIMVWSVVTEDFRGSRGTGKFPLMNAMGQELDGYTVKYDGP, translated from the exons gatttagtacaactgaaagaggaaccgctagatgttattaatggtgatattgaaaaagatcctttagcaattgaagagaccaacttggttaaattagaaaattttaaagttgaaaatgaaagtgtcaccttaaaaaag atgGCTTGGTTAAAAGAAGAAGGATTTGGAGGTATCATGGTTTGGTCTGTAGTTACGGAAGACTTCAGAGGGTCTCGTGGAACAGGAAAATTCCCTTTAATGAATGCAATGGGACAAGAATTAGATGGTTACACAGTAAAATATGATGGTCCTTAG